A region of the Scomber scombrus chromosome 17, fScoSco1.1, whole genome shotgun sequence genome:
CTCAGGTAGTGATAACATATATggaacaaaacagacagaccaaatatatattggccgataaacaaaagaggaaacacaaagacaatcaCTAACAACCAAACTACACTAAAATATTCTATCAATCcaatttttcatgactttgtcAATTTGTTTCCTTATGActtcatatcattgttttctgtcttaagtaatgctttttaaaatgtaatgggGTCCTGGTTGACCCCAGTCAAAAGCACCCAATTCTGCCTATGCAGTTTCAATACATGGAGCTATTTCTTGAGTTCATGTTTGCTATGggtcctaatttaaagtatcacacaATATCAGGGGCAATAGAGGCattctgtcagtcattttgaaggAGACAAACAAAGATACAGTAGACACAGATTTCCTCATGTGCTTTGTTGACGaccacacattttcattttacacgTTATGCAAATTAACTGCAACCTTcctaaaataattatgttttttttcccagaagACTTTATTTACATAACTAATAGCATTTtgagaataaatacattttgaatttaaattttGCTATGTGGGTTGTTTCTTACAGTGGTTTATTCTTGGGGTATTCAGGGACCCCAGTCAGTATTCCTtgcatgttaaatatgttggtagTATCAGGGTTAATAGCTGTGTGGTGATACGCTcattctgatgatgatgatgatgaaacctggaaaaaataaaatacatgagaTGTTATTTAATGCATACTAAGCCATACTCAAAGTCAATCCCATTTACTGTTGGCTTCAGCTGCCATCACTACCTCAGTTCAGTCAAACACGAATTTCCTAAcagaaaatacatgttttgtattaaaaaaacaggctATAAACTATCCTTCACAGTGCAGTAGATGTAAATCAGAATGTAAATTAGTGAATATAAGTAACACAGTGGGTCTAAAATAATTAactataatgttttttttttcctttacagaAACTCTCCGAGCTTCAAGTCCTTTGAGGAGAAAGTTGAGAACACGGTGACCAGTATCAAGGTAAACATATGATCAGCTAGTATAATTTATTTGAAAGCATTGAGGATATAATACAGTGTGTTTTGAAAGCATTTATTCCATTTTTTATAAACCATCACAAAGTAATATGGAGGAAGACATGTTTACCTGTTATTCCTGTTGACAGtcatatacactcactggctacttcattaggaacacgtggactctaatgcaatccaatacaacaactctGCCATAAATGCCTCATTTacaaagtttatacattttcacaaaAGGTGATAATTGTACTTTCTGTTTACTATTAGATTAGACAGTTTAATTAATCTCATTTACCACAAAAATCAAATCATACAGACAGCAAACAATGTAGACACTGCactcaaacaacaaacattaagTCATTGAGACATGATTGACTGCCGAAAGGTGCTATGAATCTAAACCCCATCTTAATGAAAGAGCTGAAGGAGCTTTTGAGTCCATTAAAAACACTGTGTAATGGAAGGCCTTCAGAATACAGAACCGCTTTTAGTTTGCCCTTGTTCTCCTTTCTATAGTGACCTCAATTCAGTCTGGGgtacagccaatcacagccttTCTGATCATTTTACTAATCTTGTTGTTATCATCTGCAGTGTTGCTGCCCCCCTCAGTAGAGCACAGCATGAAATAGGAAACTAGTTAAGATaccctgataaaaaaaacacgaaGAAGCTTCTTGTTGATATTAAAAGATCTAAGCTTCATCAAGAAGAATACTGACTGGGATTTCTtgaatatgtcagtgttgtttttcaagtttaatttattgtcaacaaatcaaaTCTATTAACTGTCATTTTTACCATACATAACTGAAGTAGCACcagaaacacagacatttcagttaaaaagaagtagtgggtggtggtggtgttctGGGATTCATTATATTGAAGGGTGTTTCTGATATagtgtccactccattaacatataTGAGGGGAGAATATTAGGAACAACTTTGAATATAACGCACTCTAGTACACCGCCACGTcctcaaaaataaacataaagtagaatgatCACCTTTCTGAtgatgtcaacaaaaactgaaaatgtataggcttcataaaagtagaatttatggcagagctgttgcattggattacattagattgcacaggtgtacctaataaattGTCTGGTGAGTTTAAATTAGGAACATATATATCATGCATTGATATAAAGTATTGTAAGCTTTTAAAGTGGTAGATAGAGTCGCACACATAGAGAAACTGGTCAGGTTGCTGCATCTCAACATGTCAGTGAAGCAGAGACAGCAAAACACTATAATCTCTGTTAATTGCTACTATAGCTTAAACTGTGACTCCCCAGTGAGGCTGCTGGTTATTTATAGTCACAGTGATGCTGCTGTCACACTGACACAGTCTGAACAGTAACAGCAGCGACTGTCAGACACTGGAAAAGCTAAAAGATGCATAGCTGGGAATCTTAAAACAAAAGCTTTGAAAATAGTTACTGAATGGTTTACATTTAGGCGTTTGttatctataaaaaaaatacattatcttCTTATATACTCCCTGCACATGTCTGACAGTGGTGGTCTTTGTCAAAATCTGTCACCCTGAATCTGTTTTGCAGCACAGCAGGATTTAGGTGATGACCACGCACCTTATATTGATGcgttatcttttttttttagactaaGGTTGGGACTTCCGGGAGCGGAGGAAGCTTTGAGGACGTCCTCTCCTCCACAGCAAATGCCAGCTCTCAGGAAACACCTACTAACAACTTGATGGACACAACTGAGAGACCATGTTAGAGCTGCATCCACACCTCGACGCAGGACTCAAAAACAGGGACTTTCAGAAACGCAGCACACGTCTACTCTGAATTAaatattacagattattttgatTGGATGTCAGGTGTTAGGATGATTTTGCAAACAATTCCCATGTATATGATATAAAGTAAGCAAGACCCAAATTCTTCCACTTGatagaaaatcaacattgtATCAAATTTATCTTGTCATTTAACTTAACTAAAACCATACCCACCATTGATTTCCACAAGTACTGTATAATGTTCAAGCACTTGCAAGATCACAGGTGGTTGATCTGTCTTGTTGAAGGGCTCTAGTTTTAAGACATCAGCAAAGATAAATAGTCACCTGCCCACTAGTGGCCTCCAAACCACATTACACCACAGATGTTGATCAGAAGAGGTTGAGAAGAGAGCAGCACAAGCCTTAGTTAAAAATCAGCTCCATGAGGGACAAAGAACCAAaactctgtgtttctgtcttttcatctATCTAATTCTTCACTTCAGTTGAACGTTGCATTGTTTGGCTCATGTAATGTCTCTGTCAACATGAGCAgacaacagaagaaaaaaaaaaagtttattaattCCTTCTTTATGCTATGTAAATTCAGTCTAAGTGGAAACAGATGGAATGGATATAATGGATTTGGCAGATTTGTAACACTCAACACGCAGGACAGTGTTCATACCAAAATATTTTATACCAAAACAATACAAACCTACATTTTTAGGTAATATTAGAAATATGTATTTgatctaaaaatatatattttatgtttttcaacTAACACTTAATGCtgtataaagtaaaaatgtgcgTGTATATCACCCATGTTGATATGATCAAACCAGACGTCCATGTAAACTTGTATACATTTTACACTAAGATAAAAAGATCTTGCTCTGACGACTTTATCAAAGCATCTAAAAAGATCTTTTCTAACTTTTCAAATGCAGCTGCCTGTATGACTTACATTTCGGTTTCTTTTGTTAATATaccctgatacacacacacgctctgcTGCTGACAGATGCTGGATCATACTTGGCACTTAACACTTGGATCAAACCATGTGTATATTTCATCCGTGTGTTCGTAATATAGGACCGCTTAGTTTATAGGAAGAATTGAAACACTGTATATGTGCCATGTGCAGTGAAACATGGGCAAACACtgcaattttgtttttgtgtaaatgATGGAGTGCAGTTTCAGTTTTCTCGTGACTGCCAAGAAAGACAGAATCAGATTAATCACTTTGGACAATTAAGTCTGCAGCTGTACACTGTTTTCTGTAAACATCTTCATTCTAGCACATGTTAGACTggtgtttttatttagaaaactgttgttttttaaccttaatTCAGGAAGGGTTTGTATACTGTAGCTGTGTTTTCAGCTCAGACACTTTGACACAGGAGTAGAAGATCAGATTTTAACCTAAAAACCTCCAGATGATGTAAAAGACAGTTTTACCTGCTGAGTCACAGGGTACAATATCGGATGCCTTTTGCTATGTAACTGATACACAgtatataacattaatataacagTATCATACTGTAGCTGCAGCACTGCCGTAATCCAATCTTTCACTGTAATGCAACCCTGAAATCCAGTACATGTTCTTACTTACTTGTGCTGTAGCTACACAAGCTCAGAGATGGTTTCTAACTCTTCCCGGTAATGTTACGAAAAGGTCAGTGCCGCAAAAGATTAAAAGTATGATTATGTAAAAACATCCTTCTTCGTTTTTCATCTACGTCCTTTCTGGCCGCTGCATAACTTTGCCATCAAAGTCACTCTCTGCTTTCAATATAATGTCtaatctgttttctgtttcatttttctcacactgtctttcatgttttaaatatttttgtctttgctgTGGGTTGAGAACATGCCCGgattatttcatgtttaattcaGTCCGTCTATgaagtgtatttatttaaattcatgtcAACTTTCAAGTACTGAAACATGTCTTTTGAAGCAAGAAATGGTTTGTCAGGTCTCAACTAACTGAGCTTATGAATGTGTTCATGCATTGGAAAATTCAGCACAGGGcagaatatattttacatttgtatgttctcttaaaaaacaccttttaacaAAAGCTTTTATTAAAACTCTAAAACATAACATTCAAGTAAAATAACCTTGTGTTTAACTTATTCATCTGTATTCGTACAATTAATCACagcattataaaaatgtgtttttatggctGATGTATCAATATTAAAGATTGTTTAAACCAAAGCAAATTTCACAAGTGACTATTTTTACAATATAATGATGAAAACTGACTGCACctaataaaacagcaacaaaaacacataggCCTATAGTAATACATGTAATAAAGGGCAACTGAAATTGTATGCAATAATTTTAAATGACAGTAATGAAAATATCATCTGTTAAGTAACTTCTTATTGGTCAGGAACATTGTAAATCCCCAGCTGTGAAGGTGTCACCAGGCTAAAAACTGTACATTAACTTGTTTTGAATACTGTACCGAAAGACGGcattagaaaatgtattaacaCTGTTTTGGAAGTGGAgtgatgctgctgcagctgaatcTGGTGGTGCAGAAGCATCACAGTATAATAACTGCCTGATTATGTGCAAAATTACTTgtcaaaatgtcagaaacacacagtTCAGCCTGTTGATGTAAAGAAAACATCTGCATGATTTATATTTTCCCTCtaaattaaacagtttttcCCAACTGCTCATGCAGATACATCAATGACCATAACTCTGAAGATTAAAAGGGAAATTGATGACTTCTGTTGCTCTCAATGTTAGATAATGATGTTTAATCGATTAAAAATAAGACTAATGCACAATAATTGCTGGTTAATGTGATCATGTCAGAATATAcctgaaaaaacatgttttttattttcaatccATTTATAGAgacttttaattacattttgacatgttaatGCATTTGCACATTATCTGGCAGTTTTTGTATTATtggttgttaaaatgtattgattataCATACTGTGCTTTCAGGACAATATTGATTAGACTACATTACACAGTGTAGTCAATCTGCAAAGTGCTGTGTTACAGCTAAAGCAAATACCAACCATCGCCAAACACACTGAGGTAAAACAGAAAAGATAACGGATCAAAATAGCTACAAATGCCTCACAAATGAGAAACAAACTCCCAAATTCAGAAGTTTTCCATGTTCTGTCTCATCCCTGGTCATGTGATGCGACTGTGCGTCTTTGTACACACACTGTTTCAGTCCAGTATTTCCTCCACTGAagaggtttttgtgtgtgttacagtcagGAAGTATGTGAAGCCGTGTTTGGCTGTGAGGATACTCCACCAGACGCCTGTGAGTTCCCAGAATCCTTTTTTCCATCAGTCATGTGACATCCCCTGTCTTTGTTCAAAGAGTCAACAAGCTGGAGCACGTCTGGGTGGTGGAAACAACCTGAGAGGACACAAAAATGATGATTAACACCAAAGCAAATGAATTAAAGACAAGACACTTTCAATACTGATTTGGTACAGTCaagaagaagagaggcagatatgaaatggaggagaggagaaaaagatgaGTTGGTGGTTAATATCTGACAGATTGGAGGCTTACCGTTGGTGGAGTCAAAGAACTCCTGCAATCGTCCAGGTGTTCCCTCCAGCTCTTCATACTCGTGAGCCTGCAGGATCATCTCCAGACGGTCAAACTGTTTCACCAGCCGTGCCTCTGGACTGCTCTGACTTTCATATTCCTGCAGGTTACATACAATTAATAAGACACACCTGAAGAGCAAAGTAGcagaatatgtaaatattgtttcCACAATTAAGCCAGTTGGACTAGAAAAATTCTACAGTGTCTTTTGGCATCCAATATGCTACATGCAGAcatgacacataaacacatttaagatCAGACAGAGTTATACCTCCCACAGTCCATAAATCTCCTGTTTGAGTCCATCTGGCAGAAGACC
Encoded here:
- the hddc2 gene encoding HD domain-containing protein 2; amino-acid sequence: MAASMDKTTGMSNMLQFMKFIGQLKRVPRTGWVYRNVKEPESVSDHMYRMAIMSLTITDPKVDKDRCIKLALVHDMAECIVGDIAPSDNISKTEKHRREEEAMRHLSGLLPDGLKQEIYGLWEEYESQSSPEARLVKQFDRLEMILQAHEYEELEGTPGRLQEFFDSTNGCFHHPDVLQLVDSLNKDRGCHMTDGKKDSGNSQASGGVSSQPNTASHTS